Proteins from a genomic interval of Lolium perenne isolate Kyuss_39 chromosome 1, Kyuss_2.0, whole genome shotgun sequence:
- the LOC127336853 gene encoding heterogeneous nuclear ribonucleoprotein 1-like has product MSPTMSRLHINGRLYVDDMAPGTGDADLRRHFELYGDVANIFIPTCRLTGKPRCCAFVQFSSPRDAGCVLADPCHVINGREVHIARALPRARPRNSGESSLVQPNTSMLPPMSKLHINGRLYLDDMAPGTSDVDLRSHFGRYGDVADIFIPTYRLNGQPRCCAFVQFSNPGDAERAFADPGHVINGREVYITTAQTRHLEKSSVYQYKPLCERKMRDGPWRGYRVGDIGKTSWGQLVRFTSSSSARTELLFVAVTAAAARLGDAANETSRPRRRDRRRRRTSSSRP; this is encoded by the exons ATGTCGCCGACGATGAGCAGGCTGCATATAAACGGGAGGCTGTACGTAGATGACATGGCACCAGGCACTGGCGACGCAGACCTTCGCCGCCACTTCGAGCTCTATGGGGACGTGGCCAACATCTTCATTCCCACATGTCGCCTCACGGGCAAACCTCGCTGTTGCGCCTTTGTCCAGTTCTCTAGCCCTCGTGACGCCGGTTGCGTCCTCGCTGACCCTTGTCATGTCATCAATGGCCGGGAG GTGCACATTGCAAGGGCACTACCAAGGGCACGACCAAGAAATTCGGGTGAATCGAGTCT TGTCCAACCAAACACAAGCATGTTACCGCCGATGAGCAAGTTGCATATAAACGGGAGGCTGTACCTAGATGACATGGCGCCAGGCACCAGTGATGTGGACCTCCGCAGCCACTTTGGTCGCTACGGGGACGTGGCGGACATCTTCATTCCCACATACCGCCTCAATGGCCAGCCCCGATGCTGCGCCTTTGTCCAGTTCTCTAACCCCGGTGACGCTGAGCGCGCCTTCGCCGACCCAGGCCATGTTATCAATGGCCGGGAG GTGTACATTACAACGGCACAAACAAGACATTTAGAAAAATCGAGTGTGTACCAGTACAAGCCTCTCTGCGAGCGGAAAATGCGGGATGGTCCATGGCGTGGATATCGGGTTGGCGACATCGGCAAAACATCATGGGGTCAGCTAGT GCGGTTCACTTCGTCTTCATCCGCGCGCACAGAGCTCCTCTTCGTCGCCGTCACCGCTGCCGCCGCGCGCCTCGGCGACGCCGCCAACGAGACGTCTCGCCCGCGCcgccgtgaccgccgccgccgccgcacctcctCTTCTCGCCCGTGa